A stretch of DNA from Acinetobacter sp. C26M:
AAAGCCGAAGTTCGTATGTTAAAGCTGGGTGCGGTTTCACAAGGACAGACCGAGATCATTGAAGGCTTACAAGGCAATGAACGTGTTGTTCTAGAGGGGATTGATCGTCTTTCCGAAGGACAAGAAGTACAAGTCATTCAAGATGATGTTTCTAAGCCACTACCAGCAAAAACAGTAGCTGGATAAGCGTATGAATATTTCCAGATTCTTTATTTTACGACCCGTCGCCACCACTTTATTGATGTTGGCGCTATTTTTCAGTGGCCTGTTGGTTTGGCGTTTATTACCTGTATCAGCATTACCGCAGGTTGATTATCCGATTATTCAGATATACACCTTTCAGCCGGGTGCAAATCCAGATACGGTGCAGCGAACCATCAGCTCACCTTTAGAACGAGAAATGGGCAAAATTGCAGGTTTGAAGCAAATGTCTTCGAATAGCTCGGTCGGTGCTTCTGTGATCACCCTGCAATTTGAGTTATCTGCCGAGCTGGGCATTGTCGAGCAAGAAGTACAGTCGGCCTTAAGTACCGCAAGCAGTAAATTGCCCAATGATTTACCGACACCACCGATTTATCGCAAAGTGAATCCTGCGGATGTGCCCGTGATTACCCTTGCAATTAGCTCTGACAGTTTGCCACTGACCACGGTCTATGACATGGTCGATACGCGAGTGGCACAGAAATTGTCTCAGCTCTCTGGGGTGGGGATGGTCAGCCTTGCAGGCGGACAACGCCCTGCGATCCGCGTGCAGATGAACCCAACTGCGCTTGCGGCCTTTAAGCTCAGTGCTGAAGATGTGCGTGCAGCTATTTCTGCCGCCAATGCCAATCAACCGAAAGGGAGTTTTGATGGGCCTTTTCGCTCGACCATGCTGGATGCCAATGATCAGATGCGTTCGATTGCCGATTATGAAAACCTGATTTTACGTTGGAACAATGGTGCACCGATTCGCTTAAAAGATGTTGCACAGGTACTTGAGGGCAGTGAAGATCGCTATATGGCTGCATGGGCGGATAGCCAATCGGCTATTTTGGTAAATATCCAGCGTCAGCCCAATGCCAATGTAATTGAAGTGGCTGATCAGATCAAAAAAATCCTACCTGAATTACAACAGAACCTACCCGACAATGTTCGTATTCGCGTCCTGACCGACCGAACGGAAAGTATTCGTAGTTCGATTAAAGATGTACAAAAAGAACTGGTCTTCGCTGTGTGTTTAGTGGTGTTGGTCACCTTCCTGTTTTTGCGTAACTTTGCTGCGACCTTGATTCCGAGTATTGCCGTACCGCTATCGATTATTGGTACGTTCGTACTGATGTATTTCCTTGGTTTCTCAGTGAATAACCTGACTTTAATGGCCTTAACCATCGCTACGGGATTTGTGGTGGATGATGCTATTGTCATGCTTGAAAATATTGCGCGACACCGAGAGTCAGGTGAAAGCATGTTGCAAGCGGCATTGAAAGGTTCTAAAGAAATTGGCTTTACCCTGATTTCTTTGACGATTTCCTTGATTGCCGTTTTGATTCCTTTGCTTTTTATGGGCGATGTGGTCGGACGCTTATTCCATGAGTTTGCGGTGACACTGGCTGCTGCAATTGCACTTTCATTGGTTGTTTCGTTGACTTTAACTCCAATGATGTGTGCCTATTTACTGAAAGATGCACCGAAGCATGCAGAGCAACCGAGTCGATGGAGTCTGGATCGTGTGATTCAGCATTATGCGAAGTTGTTGCAATGGGTGCTTCGGCACCAATTGCTGACCTTGATGGCGATGTTGGCCACAGTGTTGCTGGCAGGGCTGCTGTATTGGTCGATTCCGAAAGGCTTTTTCCCTGTACAGGACAATGGTGTGATTCAGGTGGTGACTGAGGCCCCTGACCAGATTTCATTTCAGGCCATGAGTGAGCGTCAACAGGCCTTGGCCGAAGTGATTTTAAAAGATCCTGCGGTAGCCAGCTTATCTTCTTTTATTGGTGTCGATGCCAATAATCCGAAGTTAAGCAATGGGCGCATTTTGGTGAATTTAAAAGCACATGCCGAACGTGCACCTGCTGCGGAAGTGATGGCACGACTGAATGAAAATTTTGCACAGGTACATGGCATTAAAGGTTGGATGCAACCTGTGCAAGAACTCAGTATAGAAGACAAAATTAGCCGCACCCAATATCAGCTGAGTGTGACAGCACCGAAAAATCAATTGGTTGAGGAGTGGACACCTAAACTGGTTCAGGCGTTGCGTCAGCAGGCTGCATTTGCAGCAGTGACCAGTGAAGATGCAGGGCAGGGTTTACAAGCCTATATTGAGGTTAACCGTGATGCAGCAGCACGTTTAGGTTTGAGTGTTGAGGACATTAGCTTGTCTTTGCAGAACCTATTTGCGCAACGCCAAATCGCAACTTTATATACCCAGTCTAATCAGTACCGTATCGTTTTGGAGTTAGATCCTAGACTCACCCAAGGGATTGAGGCCTTAAATCAGACTTATATCCATAACAACCAAGGACAGCCGATTTTATTGAGCTCTGTCGCCACGATTGTCGAAAAACATGCGCCTATTCTTTTACAGCAACAGTCTCAATTTCCTGCGGTTGGGATTTCCTTTAATTTAGCCAAGGATGTCTCTTTAGGCGAAGCGATTGCTGCGATTGAGCAGGTTAAACAAAGCCTTGATCTACCACCAGAGTTACAGGTGCAACTGCAAGGGGCGGCAGCGGCTTTTGAAAATTCACAGCAACATACCTTTTGGTTGGTGATTGCAGCAATCGTGACCATGTATATTGTGCTCGGCATGTTGTATGAGAGTTTTATTCATCCAGTCACCATTCTTTCAACCTTACCTTCTGCCGCGATTGGTGCATTACTGGCTTTGTTTATGGTGGGGCGGCCGTTGGACATGATTGCGCTGATCGGGATTATTTTATTGATTGGTTTGGTCAAGAAAAACGGCATCATGATGGTGGACTTTGCACTTGCCGCACAACGTAATGAGGGGTTATCAGCTGAGCAGGCCATTTATCAGGCTGCTTTATTACGCTTCCGTCCGATTTTGATGACCACATTGGCCGCAGTCGTTGGCGCAATTCCGCTGATGCTGGCTTCTGGTTCTGGGGCTGAACTTCGTCAACCCTTAGGCTTGGTGATGGTCGGTGGGCTATTGGTCAGTCAGGTGCTCACCTTATTTACCACACCTGTGGTGTATCTGTTTTTTGATCGTCTGCAAGCCAAGCAAACTGATGCAAACATGCTTTCAGATCAGGCAGGACTATCGAAATGACGCTGCTGTCTGTATTTGTAAAACGCCCAGTGGCCAGTATGCTGCTAGGTATTGCGATTGTTCTGCTCGGTATATTGGCCTATCTGCGTTTGCCAGTTGCGGCATTGCCACAAGCGGATATTCCGACCATTGTGGTGCGTGCCAATCTACCCGGTGCCAGTCCAGAAAGTATGTCTGCGACTGTCGCTACACCCTTAGAACGTGCCATGATGGGGGTGTCTGGGGTTAAAGCGATTAATTCATCCAGCAATCAAAGTTCCACACAGGTGGTTTTACACTTTGATTTAAATACCGATATCAATGAAGCAGCGCGTGAGGTTCAGGCTGCCATCAACGCGGCAATGTCGCAGCTACCTGCGGGAATGCCGAGTCCACCTGAATATTTCAAAATCAACCCGAGTCAAAGCCCGATTTTCTATTTGGCACTCAGCTCAAAGCAACTTTCAGCAGCAAAGTTATACGAAATTGCCTCTAATCAATTGCAACCGAATTTGGCACAGATCAGTGGTGTCGGTGAAGTGTCGATTGATGGGGCTTCCATGCCTGCGGTACGTATCACCATCAATCCAACTGCTCTAATTTCAACGGGTTTATCTCTAGAGCAGGTGCGGCAGGTGGTCGCGAAAAGTAATGTGGTGCAGGCATTGGGCGTGGTAGAGCAACAGCAATTACGTTGGCAAGTGGCACTTTCTACAGAATTAAAGACCGCCGAAGATTTTGCCAATTTGATCATCCGACACACCGATCAAGGGGTGATTCGCTTAAAAGATGTTGCAGAAGTACGTGATTCGGTTGAAAACCGCTATGTCAGTGGTTTTCACAATGGGCAGCCTGCAGTGATTTTAAAAATTAGCCGACAGCCCAATGCCAATACCGTGGCGACCATTGAACTGATTAAAGCCAAATTGCCCGTTCTAAGAGAACTGATACCACGTGATGCACAATTAACTGTGGTGATGGATGGCTCGACTATTGTCCGTAATAGTTTAGAAGAAGCAAGGGATACTCTGTTTTTATCGATGTTATTGGTGGTCATTGTTGTGGTGCTGATGTTAGGGCGATTGCAAAGTGCGGTGATTCCCGCAATGGCATTGCTGGTCACTTTAATTGGTGTATGCAGTCTGAT
This window harbors:
- a CDS encoding multidrug efflux RND transporter permease subunit — protein: MNISRFFILRPVATTLLMLALFFSGLLVWRLLPVSALPQVDYPIIQIYTFQPGANPDTVQRTISSPLEREMGKIAGLKQMSSNSSVGASVITLQFELSAELGIVEQEVQSALSTASSKLPNDLPTPPIYRKVNPADVPVITLAISSDSLPLTTVYDMVDTRVAQKLSQLSGVGMVSLAGGQRPAIRVQMNPTALAAFKLSAEDVRAAISAANANQPKGSFDGPFRSTMLDANDQMRSIADYENLILRWNNGAPIRLKDVAQVLEGSEDRYMAAWADSQSAILVNIQRQPNANVIEVADQIKKILPELQQNLPDNVRIRVLTDRTESIRSSIKDVQKELVFAVCLVVLVTFLFLRNFAATLIPSIAVPLSIIGTFVLMYFLGFSVNNLTLMALTIATGFVVDDAIVMLENIARHRESGESMLQAALKGSKEIGFTLISLTISLIAVLIPLLFMGDVVGRLFHEFAVTLAAAIALSLVVSLTLTPMMCAYLLKDAPKHAEQPSRWSLDRVIQHYAKLLQWVLRHQLLTLMAMLATVLLAGLLYWSIPKGFFPVQDNGVIQVVTEAPDQISFQAMSERQQALAEVILKDPAVASLSSFIGVDANNPKLSNGRILVNLKAHAERAPAAEVMARLNENFAQVHGIKGWMQPVQELSIEDKISRTQYQLSVTAPKNQLVEEWTPKLVQALRQQAAFAAVTSEDAGQGLQAYIEVNRDAAARLGLSVEDISLSLQNLFAQRQIATLYTQSNQYRIVLELDPRLTQGIEALNQTYIHNNQGQPILLSSVATIVEKHAPILLQQQSQFPAVGISFNLAKDVSLGEAIAAIEQVKQSLDLPPELQVQLQGAAAAFENSQQHTFWLVIAAIVTMYIVLGMLYESFIHPVTILSTLPSAAIGALLALFMVGRPLDMIALIGIILLIGLVKKNGIMMVDFALAAQRNEGLSAEQAIYQAALLRFRPILMTTLAAVVGAIPLMLASGSGAELRQPLGLVMVGGLLVSQVLTLFTTPVVYLFFDRLQAKQTDANMLSDQAGLSK